CTTCTGCCGTAAAACCACCATGGTCAAGCACCAAAGGCGATCACATCAACGTGGTGGTCTGTCTTCCGAATTCGACGAATGCACTTCAGACTCTGGCAGCGAGTCGCCTCCCACTCCCCGCAGCGCCACCATGTCATGGGCACCTGCCGGCGTCGCCATGGCACACGGCCTTTCGAACCACGCGCTCCACCGCGCTCAATCGTTTGCCGACTTCGGCCAGATGAACCACTTCGGCCTTCAGCAGCAGTACGGTCACCGACAGACCGTATCGCAAGGTGCCCACGAGTACCATGGCCAACAGGTCCACCACGCACACCCCGACATGCACATGGTACACAGGACAGCAGGTGTGCCAACACAACCGTACTATGTCACTGACCAGAGCAATCCTGGCGTTGCCACCATGAACACCAACACCGTCCAGCAGTCATACCACCACCAGGTTCCCAGGCAGCAGACCGTCGACGGCAGGTTAAATCTCGAGGTCGTGACCAGCGCGCCGTCAGCCATGCCATCTTCGATCCAGAGCAGCCccagcagcttctcggctggATCTGGCAGGAGTCCCACCGCCCAAGACGGTTACTACACCCACCAGGCCCAGGCTGCGACCTACGCCCTCCACGCCGCGCACGCCGCATCAACCTCTCCGGTCGAGGCGCAGACCCCGATGGTTCCATACCCGCAAGCGATGCCCCAGATGTCGCAACAGGGACACCCGACCCACGCAGCACCG
This DNA window, taken from Pyricularia oryzae 70-15 chromosome 6, whole genome shotgun sequence, encodes the following:
- a CDS encoding zinc finger protein 32 translates to MELMELVDQEPATRPFQCDWQACNKSFNRKSDLQRHYRIHTNERPYACITPGCGKSFIQRSALTVHIRTHTGEKPHQCQHIGCGKRFSDSSSLARHRRIHTGKRPYKCSHDGCAKSFCRKTTMVKHQRRSHQRGGLSSEFDECTSDSGSESPPTPRSATMSWAPAGVAMAHGLSNHALHRAQSFADFGQMNHFGLQQQYGHRQTVSQGAHEYHGQQVHHAHPDMHMVHRTAGVPTQPYYVTDQSNPGVATMNTNTVQQSYHHQVPRQQTVDGRLNLEVVTSAPSAMPSSIQSSPSSFSAGSGRSPTAQDGYYTHQAQAATYALHAAHAASTSPVEAQTPMVPYPQAMPQMSQQGHPTHAAPNVHEQFAHQAQTGAEEGWYNGVYQSPVEVTTMGQMQTYGSVAYDPWSGMKAEFEDTSLQMPSARIENM